Proteins co-encoded in one Uloborus diversus isolate 005 chromosome 9, Udiv.v.3.1, whole genome shotgun sequence genomic window:
- the LOC129230710 gene encoding 39S ribosomal protein L2, mitochondrial-like, protein MSFLHVLQTSLNIQKSCLINLSKCLLNFNTNPETSLFGQTLISVRFHRRNQRIFRKIRGGGRPVPPGVVPPEPSKYGWRPVYPEDGKYTIKPLPIIKMGGRHPETGRVVVRTIGGGHKKRFRWVDYKREGPEDGTTLEEKVFQVRYDPCRTARIALVASGDHKRWILASENMKVGDVIKTSAVIPRIPIRPVEGDAHPIGALPQGTLVHSIEAEPGSGGKFCRAAGSSAQFLRKLDNKCLVQLPSKRQILIHEKCMVVVGRVSNINHGSIPIGSPNRLRWLGKRPVSGLWHRKDGYCGRKIHPPKPILDLLAEREEKPEIFQFTFKK, encoded by the exons ATGTCCTTTCTTCATGTTCTACAGACCAGTCTAAACATTCAGAAGTCATGTTTGATTAATCTCTCAAAGTGTTTGCTGAACTTCAATACAAACCCTGAAACATCACTGTTTGGACAGACTCTAATTTCCGTAAGGTTTCATCGGCGGAATCAGCGTATATTTCGTAAAATTAGAGGTGGGGGTCGGCCTGTTCCTCCTGGAGTTGTTCCACCAGAGCCTAGCAAATACGGTTGGCGTCCCGTTTATCCAGAAGATGGAAAATATACTATCAAGCCCTTACCAATAATCAAGATGGGTGGTCGACATCCTGAAACTG gACGAGTAGTGGTGAGAACAATAGGTGGAGGACACAAAAAGAGATTTCGTTGGGTTGACTATAAGCGAGAAGGACCTGAAGATGGTACTACTTTAGAAGAAAAAGTTTTCCAAGTTCGATATGATCCATGCAGAACAGCAAGAATTGCTTTGGTTGCCAGTGGTGATCATAAAAGGTGGATTCTTGCTTCAGAAAATATGAAAGTAGGAGATGTAATTAAAACATCAGCAGTTATACCTAGAATACCTA ttcgCCCAGTTGAAGGTGATGCCCATCCTATTGGAGCCCTACCTCAAGGCACCTTGGTTCACAGCATAGAAGCTGAGCCAGGAAGTGGGGGCAAATTTTGCAGAGCGGCTGGTTCTTCGGCTCAGTTTTTGAGAAAACTGGATAACAAATGCTTAGTCCAGTTACCTTCAAAACGGCAGATTTTAATTCATGAAAAATGTATGGTGGTCGTGGGACGAGTTTCTAACATTAATCATGGGAGCATACCTATTGGAAGTCCAAACAGATTACGCTGGCTGGGGAAAAGACCAGTTTCAGGGCTGTGGCATCGTAAGGATGGATACTGTGGTCGCAAAATACATCCTCCGAAACCCATTTTGGATTTATTAGCTGAACGTGAAGAAAAGccagaaatttttcaattcacatttaaaaaataa
- the LOC129230709 gene encoding E3 ubiquitin-protein transferase MAEA-like: MAEVKALEHPTLKVPYEVLNKKFRTAQKTIDREVSHVQNAATELEKGLSKKSPNVGEIKVLLGGVVEKLNILKRKLVSNQSEGSVSEELEAASVCKRRLDHLKDHGSSQESAVAQWKKKRLDRMLVDHFLRCGYYNTALKLAKHSNIEDLTNINLFLISKEVEESLQRHETASCLNWCYDNKSKLRKLKSSLEFNLRQQEFIELIRQDLRIEAIKHARKYFSNVEEDHLTEVQHVMGLLAFPLCTAIHPYRDYFDEARWNKLVLQFRHDNFKLYQLSNVSVFSVSLQAGLSALKTPICYKAEGERNADCPVCGPALNKLAQSLPYSHCSQSRLVCYISGEPLNEHNHPLMLPNGYVYGELSLKTMAADNNGKVTCPRTKEVFDLKEAEKIFVM, from the coding sequence ATGGCCGAAGTGAAAGCTTTAGAACATCCTACTTTAAAAGTTCCATACGAAGTGTTGAATAAGAAATTCCGAACAGCGCAGAAAACAATTGATCGCGAAGTATCTCACGTTCAAAATGCCGCAACCGAGTTAGAAAAGGGGCTTAGCAAGAAATCCCCTAATGTTGGTGAAATAAAAGTCCTACTAGGTGGTGTAGTAGAAAAGCTAAATATTCTTAAGAGAAAATTAGTCAGCAACCAGTCTGAAGGAAGTGTAAGTGAAGAACTTGAAGCTGCATCGGTGTGCAAAAGAAGATTAGACCATTTGAAAGATCATGGCAGCTCTCAGGAATCTGCAGTAGCACAATGGAAGAAGAAACGTTTAGATCGAATGCTTGTCGATCATTTCTTGCGTTGCGGGTACTATAATACTGCTCTAAAATTGGCCAAGCATTCAAACATTGAAGATCTTACCAAtatcaatttgtttttaatttcaaaagaagtcGAAGAGTCCTTACAAAGACATGAAACTGCTAGTTGTCTAAATTGGTGTTATGATAACAAATCAAAACTACGGAAGCTGAAAAGTTCCTTAGAATTCAACCTACGCCAGCAGGAATTCATTGAATTAATTCGCCAAGATTTGAGAATTGAAGCCATAAAACATgccagaaaatacttttctaaTGTTGAAGAGGATCATCTGACCGAAGTGCAACATGTTATGGGTCTTCTAGCATTTCCTTTATGTACCGCCATTCACCCTTACAGGGATTATTTTGATGAAGCTAGGTGGAACAAATTGGTTTTGCAATTTAGACAtgataattttaaactttatcaGTTGAGCAATGTTTCAGTCTTCTCCGTTTCCTTACAAGCTGGATTATCTGCCTTAAAAACTCCCATATGCTATAAAGCAGAAGGGGAAAGAAATGCCGATTGCCCAGTCTGTGGACCTGCTCTTAATAAATTAGCTCAGTCATTGCCATATTCACATTGCTCACAATCAAGGCTTGTATGTTACATCTCCGGTGAACCTTTGAATGAACATAATCATCCGCTAATGCTACCAAATGGTTATGTATATGGAgaactttctttaaaaactatGGCTGCAGACAATAATGGAAAAGTTACGTGTCCACGAACTAAAGAAGTGTTCGATTTGAAGGAGGCAGAAAAAATCTTTGTCATGTaa
- the LOC129229444 gene encoding uncharacterized protein LOC129229444, which translates to MSHNQRKIKVAVVGAGAAGLCAGRHLVAESEIFSCDIYEQQDDVGGTWRYSPQVGMDDYGLPIHSSMYKNLRTNLPKEVMAFPDFPFKESDKSFLHHTEVLSYLQEYGKHFNVYQQIKFQTLVENVQPLQSPNKELTWKLVARNLKTDENLEEVYDAVMVCNGHYSVPYIPEIEGLHSFNGLLIHSHDYRDAKKFKNLKVVVLGAGASGIDIALEVSKFAKEVVLSHNTPAKTCPLPDNMIQEKGIESVSESSVTFLDKKIYNCDAIIICTGYLYTYPFLHPDCKVEIGDQKVSPLYLHLFHTYFPTLAIWAIPKLIIPFPIYDQQVKVFLKFLKGIIELPSEKIMLAETEKDFEDRLEQGFKPRHAHNMPGKWQWEYDDKLSSFGKIDPIPNVIRNIYQHVHHERVVDVLNYKKVKYSIVDNENFSFS; encoded by the exons atgagTCACAACCagcgaaaaataaaa gTTGCTGTTGTGGGTGCAGGAGCAGCAGGATTATGTGCTGGCAGACACCTAGTTGCTGAATCTGAAATCTTCTCATGTGATATTTATGAACAACAAGATGATGTTGGTGGCACATGGAGGTACTCTCCACAAGTTGGCATGGATGATTATGGATTACCAATTCATTCTAGCATGTACAAAAATCTTAg gaCAAATCTTCCTAAGGAAGTAATGGCTTTCCCTGATTTCCCATTTAAAGAAAGTGACAAGTCGTTTCTGCATCATACAGAAGTTCTAAGTTACCTACAAGAATATGGCAAACACTTCAATgtttatcaacaaataaaa TTTCAGACTCTTGTTGAAAATGTTCAACCTCTGCAATCTCCAAATAAGGAGTTAACCTGGAAGCTGGTGGCTCGTAATCtcaaaactgatgaaaacctTGAAGAAGTCTATGATGCAGTAATGGTGTGCAATGG GCATTACTCAGTTCCATACATCCCTGAAATTGAAGGACTTCATTCATTCAATGGTTTACTTATACATAGCCATGATTATAGAGATGCTAAAAAATTCAAGAATCTTAAAGTTGTTGTTCTGGGAGCAGGTGCTTCTGGGATTGATATTGCCCTTGAAGTTTCTAAGTTTGCAAAAGAA GTAGTTCTGAGTCATAACACACCTGCAAAAACTTGCCCATTACCAGATAACATGATACAAGAGAAAGGGATTGAATCTGTGTCAGAATCATCAGTGACATTTCTGgacaaaaaaatttacaattgtgATGCTATTATTATCTGTACTGGTTATTTGTATACTTATCCTTTTCTGCATCCAGATTGCAAAGTAGAAATTGGTGACCAGAAAGTATCCCCACTTTATTTGCACTTGTTCCATACTTATTTCCCAACTTTAGCTATATGGGCTATTCCAAAACTGATCATACCATTCCCAATTTATGATCAACAAGTtaaggtctttttaaaatttctgaaaggcATAATAGAGCTTCCCAGTGAAAAAATTATGCTGGCTGAAACAGAAAAAGATTTTGAGGATAGATTAGAGCAGGGATTTAAACCACGCCATGCTCATAACATGCCTGGAAAATGGCAGTGGGAGTATGATGATAAATTAAGTAGTTTTGGAAAAATAGATCCAATTCCTAATGTTATTAGGAATATATATCAACATGTTCATCATGAAAGGGTTGTagatgttttaaattataaaaaggtaaaatataGTATAGTTGATaatgaaaacttttcttttaGTTGA